The following are encoded in a window of Paenibacillus polymyxa genomic DNA:
- a CDS encoding acyl-CoA thioesterase — translation MESKYIRETYCFKTSRVFPNDINNHNTLFGGRLMSYIDDIASIAAAKLCRTNTVTASTDSVDFLLPIHPSDSVTLEAFVTWTGRSSMEVFVKVIREGLMTGDRKIAATAFLTFVALDENNRKVTVPQVIPETEEQLQLHQTAPSRAAIRRQRREESKQLASFLTTDYPWEL, via the coding sequence ATGGAAAGCAAGTACATCCGAGAAACCTACTGCTTCAAGACGTCCCGAGTATTTCCCAACGATATCAACAATCATAACACGCTCTTCGGCGGCCGATTGATGTCGTATATCGACGATATCGCATCTATTGCAGCTGCTAAGCTGTGTCGTACGAACACAGTTACAGCCTCTACGGATTCGGTGGATTTTTTGCTACCTATCCATCCGAGTGATTCTGTCACGCTGGAAGCGTTCGTAACCTGGACAGGCCGCAGCTCGATGGAGGTGTTCGTAAAGGTAATTCGTGAAGGACTGATGACTGGCGACCGAAAAATCGCAGCCACCGCCTTCCTGACCTTTGTGGCTTTGGACGAGAACAACCGTAAGGTGACCGTGCCGCAGGTGATTCCAGAAACAGAAGAGCAGTTACAATTGCACCAGACGGCTCCATCTCGCGCAGCCATACGGCGTCAGCGGAGGGAAGAAAGCAAGCAGCTGGCTAGTTTTCTGACAACAGATTATCCGTGGGAACTGTAA
- a CDS encoding ABC transporter permease: MLRNYILYLFLLPSIILTVIFKYVPMYGSIIAFKNFSPRKGILGSEWVGFEHFQRFLSSPNFYDILMNTLKLSAYGLILGFPVPIILALMLNLVRGAKFKKNIQLIVYAPNFISVVVVAGMLFVFLSPAGIVNALVTTFTGKPIAFMTDPAYFRTVYILSGIWQTAGWSSIIYVATLANVDPQLHDAATIDGASLMKRIFHIDLPALKPVMAVLFILAAGGIMSIGYEKAYLMQTALNTPTSEIIATYVYKVGLQSGDYAYSTAIGLFNSVINVFLLIFVNTVVKKLNEGEGLY, translated from the coding sequence ATGCTTCGAAATTATATATTGTATTTGTTTCTGCTTCCGTCCATAATTCTTACCGTCATTTTCAAGTATGTTCCCATGTACGGCTCGATCATTGCGTTTAAAAATTTCAGCCCAAGAAAAGGCATCCTCGGCAGCGAGTGGGTTGGATTTGAACATTTTCAGCGGTTTCTTTCATCACCAAATTTTTATGACATTTTAATGAATACGCTTAAATTAAGCGCTTACGGTCTTATTCTCGGCTTCCCAGTACCAATCATTCTGGCCTTAATGCTAAATCTGGTCAGAGGAGCGAAGTTCAAGAAGAATATTCAGCTTATTGTATACGCACCTAACTTCATCTCGGTTGTTGTTGTTGCCGGTATGCTGTTTGTTTTTCTATCGCCAGCTGGAATAGTGAACGCTTTGGTAACAACCTTCACCGGCAAGCCGATTGCTTTTATGACTGATCCTGCCTATTTCCGAACGGTATATATTTTGTCCGGTATATGGCAAACAGCGGGCTGGTCCTCTATTATTTATGTGGCCACCTTAGCCAATGTGGACCCGCAGTTGCATGACGCTGCAACAATTGATGGCGCTTCATTGATGAAGAGAATCTTCCACATTGATCTGCCAGCTCTTAAACCCGTCATGGCCGTCCTGTTCATTCTCGCTGCAGGAGGTATTATGTCGATCGGCTATGAAAAGGCTTACCTGATGCAGACTGCTCTGAACACACCTACCTCGGAAATCATCGCGACTTACGTATACAAGGTGGGGTTGCAATCCGGCGATTATGCTTATTCTACGGCAATCGGGTTGTTCAATTCCGTAATTAATGTATTCCTGTTGATTTTCGTAAATACCGTCGTCAAGAAGCTGAACGAAGGAGAAGGGCTGTATTAA
- a CDS encoding glycoside hydrolase family 32 protein: MKELKSNYSETYRPQFHYSPEKNWMNDPNGMVYFEGEYHLFYQHTPHDTQPDFGNMHWGHAVSKDLVHWTELPPAIPPGEDGAIFSGSAVVDKNNTSGFFDEEGSGLVAIYTNEGNKSQPGKPQVQSIAYSKDKGRTWTKYEGNPVLFPTDTLDFRDPKVIWHDESSMWIMVLAVRDRVEFYTSPNLKEWSFASEFGSDIPHIHRGIFECPDIFRIQVDEDLNTTKWILMLSVGDRNGVNPDDPEPPAGGSGMMYFVGSFDGKSFTPDEALESIDTIKWVDYGSDFYAAVSWNGISNEDGRKIWIGWMNNWRYATTLPSEEWRGKMSIPRELQLRTYPEGLRLIQAPINELSQLRKPILSLQDLTIKPGMNVLSDIFAAKAEIIAEFEIGTAVEFGFKVRKSANQETIIGYNITNGELFVDRTKSSATDFHSDFTAIHKATMKPEHERIQLSIYLDWSSVEVFGNHGKAIISDMIFPDFESKGLELYAIGGELRVVSLQINDLVSIWGNENV; the protein is encoded by the coding sequence ATGAAAGAATTAAAAAGTAACTATAGTGAAACGTACAGGCCTCAATTTCATTATTCACCGGAGAAAAATTGGATGAACGATCCCAACGGCATGGTTTACTTTGAAGGAGAGTACCACCTGTTCTACCAGCATACCCCCCATGATACGCAACCTGATTTTGGCAACATGCATTGGGGTCATGCGGTAAGCAAGGATCTAGTGCATTGGACTGAGCTTCCACCGGCAATTCCACCTGGGGAGGACGGAGCGATCTTCTCGGGGAGTGCGGTGGTGGATAAGAACAATACCAGCGGATTTTTCGACGAGGAAGGATCAGGATTGGTTGCCATTTATACGAATGAGGGCAACAAGTCTCAGCCTGGAAAGCCGCAGGTGCAAAGCATTGCTTACAGCAAGGATAAGGGTCGAACCTGGACAAAATATGAAGGTAACCCGGTTTTATTTCCAACGGACACGCTAGACTTTCGTGATCCGAAGGTGATTTGGCATGATGAATCATCAATGTGGATCATGGTTCTTGCCGTAAGGGACCGTGTAGAATTTTACACATCTCCAAACCTGAAAGAATGGTCTTTTGCAAGCGAATTCGGTTCCGACATTCCGCATATCCACCGAGGTATATTTGAATGTCCTGATATATTTCGAATCCAAGTGGATGAGGATCTTAATACCACGAAGTGGATTCTGATGCTAAGCGTCGGGGATAGAAATGGTGTGAATCCAGACGATCCGGAACCACCGGCAGGCGGTTCTGGCATGATGTATTTCGTAGGCAGCTTTGACGGTAAGTCGTTCACGCCAGATGAAGCGTTGGAATCTATCGATACTATCAAATGGGTAGACTATGGATCAGACTTTTACGCGGCCGTGTCCTGGAATGGCATTTCGAACGAAGACGGACGGAAAATTTGGATCGGCTGGATGAATAATTGGCGTTATGCTACCACGCTACCTTCAGAGGAATGGCGTGGCAAGATGTCAATTCCTCGTGAGCTACAGCTTAGAACTTATCCGGAGGGACTTCGCCTAATCCAAGCACCTATAAATGAATTAAGTCAGCTAAGAAAACCGATTTTGTCTCTGCAAGACTTGACGATTAAGCCAGGTATGAACGTGTTGTCTGATATTTTCGCAGCCAAGGCAGAAATTATTGCAGAATTTGAAATCGGTACTGCCGTGGAATTCGGGTTTAAAGTACGGAAGTCCGCCAATCAAGAGACGATCATCGGATATAATATCACGAATGGGGAATTGTTCGTCGATCGGACGAAGTCGAGCGCCACTGATTTTCATTCCGATTTCACAGCAATACACAAGGCCACTATGAAGCCAGAGCATGAGAGGATACAGTTGAGCATTTATCTGGATTGGTCAAGTGTCGAAGTCTTCGGCAATCATGGAAAAGCAATCATTTCAGACATGATATTTCCGGACTTCGAAAGTAAGGGTTTAGAACTCTACGCCATTGGTGGAGAACTAAGGGTCGTGTCGCTTCAGATCAATGATCTGGTAAGCATTTGGGGAAATGAGAATGTGTAG
- a CDS encoding LacI family DNA-binding transcriptional regulator, producing MTRKSKVTIQDIADALGISRNTASKALNGVESIPAVTRDKVVKKAMELKYKQFSYMETASEKQGNIALLTCNLPNSSHFGSLLISGLEKEISKQGYTLSIYFVRENDINSMTLPGNFEPSNVAGIFCIEMFSKEYSKLITDLGIPTIFIDCAADMMYPELKADLVLMENEHSTYCVTRKLIDYGYESFGFVGDYNHCKSFNERWTGFNKALAEAGIAVDPAHSIVAPDRNFVLEENWMEQQLDALRECPSVFICANDFIAISVIKSLKNKGIKVPEDIAVCGFDDALESRVVEPHLTTVHIYSSQMGIISAEMLLSRIKDNTMPYRVTHVATDIVYRDSTPVLN from the coding sequence ATGACGAGAAAGTCAAAGGTTACGATACAAGATATCGCTGATGCCTTGGGGATTTCCAGAAACACTGCCTCCAAGGCGCTTAATGGAGTGGAGAGTATTCCCGCCGTTACTAGGGACAAGGTGGTCAAAAAAGCAATGGAGCTTAAATACAAACAATTTTCTTATATGGAAACAGCTTCTGAAAAACAAGGCAATATCGCACTTTTGACCTGTAATCTTCCTAATAGCTCACACTTTGGATCATTGTTGATTAGCGGACTGGAGAAGGAAATCAGCAAACAGGGCTATACTTTATCTATTTATTTTGTCCGTGAGAATGATATCAATTCGATGACCCTACCCGGCAATTTTGAACCTTCGAATGTGGCTGGCATCTTCTGCATCGAAATGTTCAGCAAGGAATACAGCAAGCTGATCACAGATCTTGGCATCCCAACCATTTTTATTGATTGCGCTGCGGATATGATGTATCCAGAATTGAAGGCGGATCTAGTATTAATGGAAAATGAACACAGCACATACTGTGTTACCCGGAAATTAATCGATTATGGCTATGAAAGCTTCGGTTTTGTAGGCGATTACAATCACTGCAAAAGTTTTAATGAACGCTGGACCGGATTTAATAAGGCCTTAGCAGAAGCAGGAATCGCCGTAGATCCTGCCCATAGCATTGTAGCGCCTGACCGCAACTTCGTTCTAGAGGAGAACTGGATGGAACAGCAGTTGGATGCCCTGAGGGAATGTCCCTCCGTCTTTATTTGTGCCAATGATTTCATTGCCATCAGCGTGATCAAATCTTTGAAAAACAAAGGGATTAAAGTCCCGGAAGATATTGCTGTCTGCGGGTTCGATGATGCTTTGGAATCCCGGGTTGTCGAGCCTCATCTTACAACCGTGCATATTTACAGTAGTCAGATGGGGATTATTTCAGCCGAAATGTTATTGTCCAGAATCAAAGACAATACCATGCCATACCGAGTGACTCATGTTGCAACGGATATCGTATACCGGGACTCGACCCCTGTTCTAAACTAA
- a CDS encoding helix-turn-helix domain-containing protein, protein MDSMQHIIGSNLAQIRKTRGLSLDKVAELTGVSKGMLAQIEKGKSNPTVTTLWKIANGLHVSFSTFLKEDPPQITKIRREDLHPVIDEDGNYFVYPVFPYHAEKKFEVFTVSLKPGFTHQAEKHLGEETILMIRGEMYFEMQGQQLKLSAGDAVQFQVSDIHTYRNDSEEDADFYVLIYYAD, encoded by the coding sequence GTGGATTCAATGCAGCATATTATTGGCTCTAATTTGGCTCAAATCAGGAAGACTAGAGGATTAAGTTTGGATAAGGTGGCTGAACTGACAGGGGTCAGCAAAGGGATGCTGGCTCAGATTGAGAAGGGGAAATCCAATCCTACGGTAACAACCCTTTGGAAAATTGCGAACGGTTTGCATGTATCCTTCTCCACCTTTCTCAAAGAAGACCCGCCGCAAATCACGAAAATTCGGAGGGAAGACCTGCATCCGGTTATTGATGAGGACGGTAACTATTTTGTTTACCCTGTATTCCCGTATCACGCTGAAAAGAAGTTTGAGGTGTTCACGGTAAGTCTGAAGCCAGGCTTTACACACCAGGCAGAGAAGCATCTGGGTGAGGAAACGATTCTCATGATCCGTGGGGAGATGTACTTTGAAATGCAGGGGCAACAGCTCAAGCTGAGTGCAGGGGATGCCGTGCAATTTCAAGTATCTGACATACATACCTACCGCAATGATTCGGAAGAGGATGCCGATTTTTATGTATTGATTTATTATGCGGATTAG
- a CDS encoding carbohydrate ABC transporter permease yields MDIHYTGKDRILLIINYILLGLFVLAILLPLVYVVLSSFLTPNTLITKGFAITSSDWTLTGYAKILSNSAMIRGFFNAIFYSAAFAFATVLFSVFAAYPLAIEELVGKRSIMIFFLITMFFGGGLIPTYLVIKDLGMLNTVWAIILPGSISVFNIILAKTYFQGLPKELFQAASIDGASELSIFFKIVLPLSKPIIFVLALYAFVGQWNSYFDAMIYLDDPKLFPLQLVLRSILIQNQVQPGMIADAMAQAELKKLSEMIKYSAIVISSLPLIVMYPFFQKYFEKGVMVGSIK; encoded by the coding sequence ATGGATATTCATTACACCGGGAAGGACCGGATTCTGCTCATCATCAATTATATTCTACTTGGTTTGTTTGTTCTCGCTATTCTGTTACCGCTGGTTTATGTGGTGCTTTCGTCCTTTTTAACTCCAAATACCCTGATTACCAAAGGGTTTGCCATTACATCATCAGACTGGACACTCACGGGATATGCCAAAATCCTAAGCAACAGTGCCATGATCCGCGGTTTTTTTAATGCTATTTTTTATTCAGCAGCCTTTGCGTTCGCAACCGTATTATTTTCCGTCTTCGCGGCTTATCCGCTTGCGATTGAAGAGTTGGTAGGGAAACGATCCATTATGATCTTTTTCCTGATAACGATGTTTTTCGGTGGCGGTCTGATTCCTACCTATCTGGTGATTAAGGATTTAGGCATGTTGAATACGGTCTGGGCCATTATTCTACCCGGCTCGATCAGCGTATTCAATATTATTCTGGCAAAGACTTATTTCCAGGGACTTCCGAAAGAACTGTTCCAGGCGGCGAGTATAGACGGAGCTTCCGAGCTCAGTATTTTCTTTAAAATCGTCCTGCCGCTTTCCAAGCCTATTATTTTTGTTCTAGCTTTATACGCTTTTGTCGGACAGTGGAATTCTTATTTCGACGCCATGATTTATCTGGATGATCCGAAGCTGTTTCCGCTTCAACTGGTACTGCGCTCCATTTTGATACAGAATCAGGTTCAGCCCGGCATGATTGCCGATGCGATGGCACAAGCGGAGCTTAAGAAATTGTCTGAAATGATTAAGTACTCTGCCATTGTCATATCAAGTTTGCCTTTGATTGTCATGTATCCATTCTTCCAGAAGTATTTCGAAAAGGGTGTCATGGTAGGTTCGATCAAATAA
- a CDS encoding carbohydrate kinase family protein, whose translation MKNDRTVLCVGELLIDFFCTDIDVNLAKGQHFSKQAGGAPANVSAAVAKLGGKASFLGKVGADPFGMYLKQTLDEQHVDTSMLLFDPSTPTTLAFVSLAANGERDFVFNRGADRQLSLQDIDREWTRQAAILHFGSATALLADPFREAYLSLLDGAKANGQFTSFDPNYRGDLWKDRQGEFITLSRRGIHNADLVKVSEEELNIITGLADRDASLDLLHGLGAKTVAVTLGKEGTLISSGASRSLIGSIAVKSIDSTGAGDAFVGAMLYQISQLSQPKAFTSNAKQQQEFVTLANQVGAIVCTKVGAIAALPSLEEVNRFVAQG comes from the coding sequence GTGAAAAATGACAGAACGGTTCTTTGTGTGGGCGAGTTGCTCATTGATTTTTTCTGCACGGATATTGATGTTAATCTTGCCAAGGGTCAGCATTTCTCCAAGCAGGCCGGCGGCGCTCCGGCAAATGTAAGCGCAGCCGTAGCCAAGCTCGGAGGAAAAGCGTCATTCTTGGGGAAAGTCGGGGCTGATCCCTTTGGCATGTACCTGAAGCAAACGTTGGATGAGCAGCATGTGGATACGTCCATGCTCCTTTTTGATCCGTCAACGCCGACTACACTGGCCTTTGTTTCCCTTGCCGCTAACGGCGAACGGGATTTCGTGTTCAACCGGGGAGCTGACCGTCAACTGTCTCTGCAGGACATTGATAGAGAATGGACCCGACAGGCTGCCATTCTGCATTTTGGATCGGCAACGGCCTTGCTCGCCGATCCTTTCCGAGAAGCGTATTTGTCTTTATTGGATGGAGCGAAGGCCAACGGGCAATTCACCTCCTTTGATCCCAATTACCGGGGGGACCTCTGGAAAGACAGGCAGGGGGAATTTATCACACTGTCCAGAAGAGGAATACACAATGCGGATTTGGTAAAGGTAAGCGAAGAGGAATTAAACATCATTACAGGGCTGGCTGACCGCGATGCTTCATTGGATCTTTTGCATGGGTTGGGAGCCAAGACGGTGGCGGTTACCTTGGGGAAAGAAGGAACCCTCATCTCAAGTGGTGCCTCCCGTTCGTTAATCGGCAGTATCGCTGTCAAATCGATCGACTCTACTGGTGCCGGAGATGCCTTCGTCGGAGCAATGCTGTATCAAATCAGCCAGCTGAGTCAGCCTAAGGCATTTACCTCCAACGCGAAGCAGCAGCAGGAATTTGTGACACTTGCCAATCAAGTCGGCGCCATCGTGTGCACTAAAGTTGGAGCGATTGCAGCCTTGCCGTCGTTGGAAGAAGTTAATCGTTTCGTAGCGCAAGGTTGA
- a CDS encoding ABC transporter substrate-binding protein: MKKTLLTLSVLALSTSLLAGCGGSGNNSAASEDYKLQNVTLPLKEKVTLHFMTQSSPLAPSDPNEKLIYKRLEEKTGVHIDFTNFTSDSFIEKRNLAVASGDLPDAILDAGYSDYDLLNLGKDGTIIPLEDLIQKYMPNLQKVLKEAPEYRSMITAQDGHIYAFPWIEELGSEKESIHSVNDMPWINVEWLKKLGLKMPKTTEDLKKVLLAFKNGDPNGNGQADEIPLSFMLNNGNEDLNFLFGSFGLGDNGDHTVVTNEGKVVFTADQDGYKEGIKYLNELYKLNLIDEESFEQDYNTYLAKGQNEKYGLYFQWDKANISGDNDKYELMNPLAGPSGEVNVTRTNNLGFDRGRMVITSDNKNLELTAKWIDQLYDPIQSVQDNWGTYGDKTQQNIFEYDEASHMLKHLPLKGTAPVELRQKTNIGGPLAILDEYYGKVTTKPDDAVGRLKLMKERLVPYMKADHNFPKVFFSLEDQKQISTLETDLFAYVNRKRAEWIKTGKVEEEWAEYKAELSRLGLDKWLKIKQKGYDRYLKDQG, from the coding sequence ATGAAAAAAACATTACTAACCTTGTCTGTGTTGGCACTTTCTACTTCACTGCTTGCCGGATGTGGCGGTTCAGGCAATAATTCTGCGGCATCCGAAGATTACAAGCTGCAAAATGTTACTCTGCCGCTTAAAGAGAAAGTTACTTTGCATTTTATGACTCAAAGCTCGCCGCTGGCACCTTCCGATCCAAATGAAAAGTTGATTTATAAAAGACTGGAAGAAAAAACAGGGGTGCATATCGATTTTACCAACTTCACCTCCGATTCCTTCATTGAAAAAAGAAACCTTGCTGTTGCCAGTGGAGATCTTCCAGATGCCATACTGGATGCCGGATATTCTGATTACGATTTGTTGAATCTCGGAAAGGATGGAACTATTATCCCTTTAGAGGATTTGATTCAAAAATATATGCCGAATCTGCAGAAGGTATTGAAGGAAGCACCTGAGTACAGATCCATGATAACCGCACAGGACGGGCACATTTATGCCTTTCCTTGGATTGAAGAACTGGGTTCTGAGAAGGAGAGCATTCATTCTGTAAACGACATGCCATGGATCAATGTGGAGTGGCTGAAAAAGCTGGGACTTAAAATGCCAAAAACCACCGAGGATTTAAAAAAAGTTCTGCTCGCATTTAAAAATGGCGACCCTAACGGAAATGGCCAAGCGGATGAAATCCCGCTGTCCTTTATGCTCAATAACGGCAATGAGGACCTGAATTTTCTGTTCGGATCATTCGGTCTTGGGGACAACGGCGATCATACGGTAGTGACCAATGAGGGGAAAGTGGTCTTCACTGCCGATCAGGATGGTTATAAAGAGGGGATTAAATATCTTAATGAGCTGTATAAGCTGAACCTGATCGACGAAGAGTCATTCGAGCAGGATTACAATACGTATCTGGCCAAAGGCCAGAATGAAAAATATGGTCTCTACTTTCAATGGGATAAGGCGAACATCTCAGGAGATAACGATAAATATGAATTGATGAATCCGCTCGCCGGGCCAAGCGGTGAAGTCAATGTGACCCGCACGAACAATCTCGGCTTTGACCGGGGGAGAATGGTGATTACCAGTGACAACAAAAATCTTGAGCTTACGGCAAAATGGATTGACCAACTGTATGATCCTATCCAGTCCGTACAGGACAACTGGGGCACCTACGGCGACAAAACTCAGCAGAACATTTTTGAATACGATGAAGCGAGTCATATGCTGAAGCATCTTCCGCTTAAGGGAACGGCCCCTGTCGAGCTGCGGCAAAAAACGAATATCGGCGGTCCATTGGCAATTCTTGACGAGTATTACGGAAAAGTAACGACCAAGCCCGATGATGCAGTGGGACGGCTTAAGCTCATGAAGGAAAGACTCGTTCCTTATATGAAGGCTGACCATAATTTCCCGAAAGTCTTCTTCTCGCTGGAGGATCAGAAGCAGATCTCCACATTGGAAACCGATTTGTTTGCTTACGTTAACCGCAAGCGGGCGGAATGGATCAAGACGGGTAAAGTGGAAGAAGAATGGGCCGAATATAAAGCCGAGCTGTCCAGACTGGGGCTAGATAAATGGCTGAAAATCAAACAAAAAGGCTATGACAGATATCTTAAAGATCAAGGCTGA
- a CDS encoding RICIN domain-containing protein translates to MKYDFARLLCIMLSILLTLSIFQMFSPKIASAASANVVNGIQFKDTDGNVVHTHGGGMIKVEGYYYWFGENRNPNGTFKAVSAYRSSDLKNWEFRKNVLTSSSAVELNVSNIERPKVIYNEKTRKYVLWMHKENGVNYNEARVAVASSDTVDGDYTYQGSFRPLDYDSRDMTVYNDNGTAYLISATRVNADLNIYRLTPDFLQVESLVTTLWPGQYREAPAMFKKGDVYFLITSGATGWNPNQAKYATASSIEGTWSNTINFGDGTTYGSQSAYVIPVEGAQTTSYLYLGDRWAGAWSGPVQDSQYVWLPLRFPTATSLAMDWFDSINIDTASGVVEGITTPIAIDPDDYYQLVNRKSNKPLSIMGNTTTDGADLEQRANSGAANQQWQLKDAGSGYYKIINRNSGKLIGVESGTTTDGTVIEQWSDGGWSSQHWQLVSVTGGYYKLKNRATGKLIDISEGATADGAKAIQWGDNDGTNQHFRVVKVE, encoded by the coding sequence ATGAAATATGATTTTGCCCGCTTGCTGTGTATTATGCTCTCTATTTTGCTGACGTTGAGCATTTTTCAGATGTTTTCACCTAAGATCGCTTCAGCCGCTTCAGCGAATGTTGTGAATGGCATTCAGTTTAAAGATACAGATGGAAACGTGGTCCATACCCATGGGGGTGGTATGATTAAAGTAGAAGGTTACTATTATTGGTTTGGTGAAAATCGTAATCCCAACGGCACGTTCAAGGCGGTATCCGCCTACCGTTCCTCTGATTTAAAAAACTGGGAGTTTCGTAAAAACGTACTGACCAGCAGCTCCGCCGTAGAGCTGAATGTTTCGAATATTGAACGTCCGAAAGTGATTTATAATGAAAAAACACGTAAATACGTATTATGGATGCACAAGGAAAATGGGGTTAATTACAACGAAGCCCGAGTGGCTGTCGCCTCTTCCGATACGGTGGACGGCGATTACACGTATCAGGGCAGCTTCCGTCCTCTGGATTACGATTCACGCGATATGACCGTATACAACGATAACGGTACAGCTTACCTCATTTCGGCTACCCGGGTAAACGCAGATCTGAACATTTATCGTCTGACACCGGATTTTCTGCAAGTTGAATCGCTGGTGACTACACTTTGGCCTGGACAATATCGTGAAGCTCCGGCGATGTTCAAAAAAGGAGACGTCTACTTCCTGATTACATCCGGGGCAACCGGCTGGAATCCCAATCAGGCCAAGTATGCTACCGCATCCAGCATTGAAGGAACCTGGAGTAATACGATAAACTTCGGGGACGGTACGACATATGGTTCACAGTCGGCTTACGTGATCCCTGTTGAAGGTGCCCAGACAACTTCATACCTGTATTTGGGCGACCGTTGGGCGGGTGCGTGGAGCGGTCCTGTGCAGGATTCTCAATATGTATGGTTGCCACTGCGTTTTCCAACAGCGACTTCATTAGCCATGGATTGGTTCGACAGCATTAATATTGACACCGCCAGTGGTGTGGTCGAGGGGATAACGACGCCAATTGCCATTGATCCGGATGACTATTATCAGCTAGTGAATCGCAAGAGCAATAAGCCACTAAGCATTATGGGCAATACAACGACGGACGGCGCAGATCTGGAGCAGCGTGCAAATTCCGGGGCAGCAAACCAGCAATGGCAGCTCAAGGATGCAGGCAGCGGATATTATAAAATTATAAACCGCAACAGCGGAAAGCTAATTGGTGTTGAAAGCGGTACGACAACAGACGGTACAGTTATTGAGCAGTGGAGCGACGGAGGCTGGTCCAGTCAGCATTGGCAATTAGTATCCGTAACCGGTGGTTATTACAAGCTGAAAAATCGGGCAACCGGCAAGCTGATCGATATTTCTGAAGGCGCCACCGCCGATGGAGCTAAAGCCATTCAATGGGGCGATAACGATGGGACAAATCAGCATTTCCGTGTAGTTAAAGTAGAATAG
- a CDS encoding 4'-phosphopantetheinyl transferase family protein produces MKIYAIDTSKPEAEEHYESLVNQVSLEKQHKLDRFLHREDALRGLYADVLLRWLACRQLKVSNASLQFTYNAFGKPSLINAPAFHFNVSHSGKWVVCAIDDHPLGIDIEQLRPIDFAVGRVCFSDTEYDALMRQDADSRLSYFYDLWTLKESFVKAEGQGLTLPLKSFSFELKAQPFIGFTTEGFTTEYCHFKQYELDQDYKMAVCAAHDQFAQQVQQIDINTLRLEVATQA; encoded by the coding sequence ATGAAAATATACGCGATTGATACGAGCAAGCCGGAGGCTGAGGAGCATTACGAATCACTGGTAAATCAGGTTTCGCTGGAAAAGCAGCACAAGTTAGATCGTTTTTTACATCGGGAAGATGCTTTGAGGGGGTTATATGCCGATGTGCTGCTGAGATGGTTGGCCTGCCGGCAATTGAAGGTATCTAATGCCAGTCTTCAATTTACATACAATGCATTCGGTAAGCCTTCCTTGATCAATGCACCCGCATTCCATTTTAATGTTTCTCACTCGGGAAAATGGGTGGTATGCGCTATTGATGATCACCCGCTTGGAATCGACATTGAACAGCTCCGTCCTATTGATTTTGCGGTAGGTAGAGTGTGCTTTTCAGACACAGAGTATGATGCGTTAATGCGTCAGGACGCAGACAGCCGCTTATCGTATTTTTACGACCTATGGACGCTTAAGGAAAGCTTTGTGAAGGCCGAGGGGCAGGGACTAACCCTACCGTTGAAGTCTTTTTCATTCGAGCTGAAGGCACAGCCATTCATAGGCTTCACGACAGAGGGCTTTACCACCGAGTATTGTCATTTTAAGCAGTATGAGCTGGATCAGGATTATAAAATGGCTGTCTGTGCAGCTCATGACCAATTTGCCCAGCAGGTGCAGCAGATAGATATAAATACACTACGCTTGGAAGTGGCAACACAGGCGTAA